The genome window CATGAAAGCGTAATATTCATAATGCACTGTTGTACACCAATTTCAAATTGATTGCAATGAGAATATGAAAACATGATGTATAGGTGTTTACTTTTATATGTATTAatttcaaataaaatatttttcagAATGTCCTTTTATAATGTACGGAGCATCCTTGAATGTGGCTATGATGAACGTACTCTAATTGAACTATAAAATCTTTAATATTTATAATTTTATGGGTATTTCCATCTATGTGGATTAGTAAGAATTCCTCTCTAACATGCCTGCttcttctctccctttctgtctctctatccgtAGGTTCTAAGCTGTGTGATGGACGACTGGCGCACCTCCCACTCCTCCTGCTCCTCGTCCTCCAGGCCCTGCTACTGCTCTGCTCTGGTGAACGCACCTGCCCCCACAGCTGCCGTTGTGAGGGGAAAATCGTCCATTGCGAGTCAGCTGGCTTCTCAGATGTCCCTGAGAACATCTCAGTGGGCTGCCAAGGCCTCTCTCTCCGCTACAATGACCTGCACACACTGCTCCCCTACCAGTTTGCCCACCTCAACCAAATCCTCTGGCTCTACCTGGACCACAACCAGATCTCTGCTCTAGATAGCCGGGCCTTCCAGGGGGTCCGCAGGCTTAAAGAGCTGATCCTCAGCTCCAACAAGATCTCTCAGCTCCACAACGCCACCTTCCACGGGGTGCCCAACCTCCGCAGCTTGGACCTGTCCTACAACAAGCTGCAGATGCTGCAGCCGGGGCAGTTCCATGGCCTGAGGAAGCTGCAGAACCTCCACCTCCGCTCCAACGGCCTCACCAACATCCCCATCCGGGCCTTCCTGGAATGTCGCAGCCTGGAGTTTCTAGACCTGGGCTACAACCATCTCCGGGCCCTCACAAGGACCACTTTCCTGGGGCTGCAGAGGCTCATGGAGCTGCACCTGGAGCACAACCAGTTCTCCCGGATCAACTTCTTTCTGTTTCCACGTCTTGCTAACCTGCGGGGCCTCTATCTGCAGTGGAACCGCATCCGAGCAGTCAACCAGGGCCTGCCCTGGAGCTGGCACACGCTGCAGAAACTGGACTTGTCTGGTAACGAGATCCAGACCCTGGACCCAGCCGTATTCCACTGCCTGCCCAACCTACAGATCCTCAATCTGGAGTCCAACAAGCTGTCCAACGTGTCCCAGGAGGCAGTGTCTGCCTGGATATCCCTGACCTCCATCAGCCTGGCGGGTAACGTGTGGGAATGTGGGACAGGCATCTGCCCACTGGTGGCTTGGCTGAGAAACTTTCGAGGCACTAAAGACACCACCATGATATGCAGCAGCCCAAAGCATCTCCAGGGAGAGAAGATCATGGAGGCTACGAGGAACAACGGAATTTGTGAGGAAACGGACTACTTCCAGACAGAAACTCCTTCCCCGACCCCAGATTTCATTGAGACGACACCCGACCCAACCCCTGCTCCCACCAGCCCCCCTCCACCCCTGCCTCCACCTACCACCCTGGTCCCCCTACCCCCACCTCGGCCTCAGCCCCTTCCCCGCCCCACCTTCCCAAGCCGGGTAGGAATTGACCCTAGAGACTCCCCTCCCAAGGCTCCACCCTCCCTCCGCAGCCTAGTGGTGACTCAGCCCCCAGAGCTGGAGCTCATGTCCTTCCACAAGGTAGTGGTGGGCAGCGTGGcgctcttcttctccatgtcgcTCATCCTGACCGTCATCTATGTGTCGTGGAGGCGCTACCCGAACGCTGCACGGCTCCTGCAGCAGAGCTCCGTGGTGGGCCGCAAGCGACGGAAAAAGAGCCCCGAGCCAGAGCAGAACCTGAGCTCCCAGCTGCAGGAGTATTACATGAGCTACAACCCGGCCGCCACCCCGGAGGGTTTGGAGGTGCTCGGCAACGGGACTGGCTCCTGCACCTGCATCTCTGGCTCCAGGGAATGCGAGGTATGACCCGTCACATCAGCCTTTAAAAACAAAACCACAAAAGCAAAAACACAAAGGCTCAAGAAAGAGAGGTAAATCCTTTATCAGGCATACACTGTTAAACCCCCATGCAGCTTttgtaattgtttttttttaaatcatccatGTATGTCTAAttcatgactgtgtgtgtttatttaatgaaaataacttcaaaatatattttttatcattTATTTCTCTTTGTCCTTTCAAATGCTCAGTCTGATTGTGTGGCCGTTAGGAAACATATTTGAAAATATTTACATGCACAGCCCTGATTGGCTAATGGTCTAGAGCCCACCCCCTTACCCAGATGAACAgtcattggtctattataatcAGATTGCATTGTGATATCACGTGGGCCAAAAGTTCCATCCCACCTTAACAAGCTGAAATTGTAGGCGttgttttcaaacagctcttacacgaaAACGGCATTTTCACAATATCAGAGTGTTATTTCGACCTCATAGTGCAAAAAAAGTAATACAAAATAGGGTAAGCACCCTTGAATCTTGGTTCATAACACGGTCGACTTAGAACCTTGACGGTTTCCAATTATTTCTGCGGTTTTGATTCATAAATCGAACCAGACACTGGAAACGTACATTTTTCTATTTAGAACCAGGAGGCAATGGTAACCTAGCTCGGGTTCAGGGAGCTGCATTATTACTCTGCCACGTGTCATGTTCGGCTCTCTGGCTTTAATGCAATTTGTTTAGTTTTTGGTTTGTATAGTTTATTTACCAATCAGCTTATTTTTGTACAGTGTTGTGCTTCAGCAGCATTTTGAGGCACAGTATTTAATCATGCACATGAtgaaaagcaaaaacattttgcaTGGCTCCAGTGACAGATCCTGGATACACTGTTCCTGCTTTAAGGTCTCACATACGTCATCGATACGACATCATGGCTTGGCTCCTTGGATggttagatatactgtagattAGTCACCACATCATGTTTGTTATGTTTACTACACTCATAATATGTGTGTATTTAATCTATAGGGGTATTTCTTTAAAGGCCAAAAttaaagacaacgcaggaattaTTTTAAGGCCACTAGCTAGTTTACAGTACATAACCCCGTCTTGACCGAACTGAAAAGTGAAGCTCTCCAACTCATAAGATtccaaaaaacaaactccaagtcTATTCAAGACAAATCACAACATGGATTAAGGAGGTATTGATCAGCATTAGTAGGATCCCCCATAACAGAGCGACTGGACCTTCCCTGGCTGCCTGTCTGCTAATGTGGCAGGGTAGaaaaaggagaggtggagatcAACATGCTCCCTGTCTCCATGGCTGGGTGCCTATTACTGGTGGCTTATTTAAAGgaccaatctgcagttgctacatcaaaTGATGGACTTCTAAATTAATGATATgttcccattgattcttgaagattaTAACTTAGAAACGCctcgagcttagttcaactgtcgtaccccatcagaacctaaaatataagcttgttttagtccaatgtttgtaaataaaatactgaaatgcctcaaaacatggttaaaactatagtgTAGATATCATCAATGGTCAATCCTTGCAtccatctatgaatttgagattGGTTATATTTCTCCAGCCCCGTCCCTGAGCTTTTTACCTA of Salmo salar chromosome ssa01, Ssal_v3.1, whole genome shotgun sequence contains these proteins:
- the LOC106565278 gene encoding leucine-rich repeat transmembrane neuronal protein 4, whose translation is MGSKLCDGRLAHLPLLLLLVLQALLLLCSGERTCPHSCRCEGKIVHCESAGFSDVPENISVGCQGLSLRYNDLHTLLPYQFAHLNQILWLYLDHNQISALDSRAFQGVRRLKELILSSNKISQLHNATFHGVPNLRSLDLSYNKLQMLQPGQFHGLRKLQNLHLRSNGLTNIPIRAFLECRSLEFLDLGYNHLRALTRTTFLGLQRLMELHLEHNQFSRINFFLFPRLANLRGLYLQWNRIRAVNQGLPWSWHTLQKLDLSGNEIQTLDPAVFHCLPNLQILNLESNKLSNVSQEAVSAWISLTSISLAGNVWECGTGICPLVAWLRNFRGTKDTTMICSSPKHLQGEKIMEATRNNGICEETDYFQTETPSPTPDFIETTPDPTPAPTSPPPPLPPPTTLVPLPPPRPQPLPRPTFPSRVGIDPRDSPPKAPPSLRSLVVTQPPELELMSFHKVVVGSVALFFSMSLILTVIYVSWRRYPNAARLLQQSSVVGRKRRKKSPEPEQNLSSQLQEYYMSYNPAATPEGLEVLGNGTGSCTCISGSRECENEYTCPRPLPGAWLGDVPTIH